Proteins from a genomic interval of Pseudomonas paeninsulae:
- a CDS encoding AEC family transporter — translation MLAVVQQTLAITAPVFSMLFLGVGLKRLGWIDDAFINTASSLVFRGTLPALLFLGIVKADLSAALQPALLGYFVLATLVCFLIAWGWAIWRWPQVDRGIYTQGAFRGNNGIVGLALATSLYGDYGLSVGAVLGAVVILCYNTLSSIVLAIYSPHVKSGPWAIGKSILSNPLIIGVLAAMPIAYWRLPLPDWLMISTQYFAQMTLPLALICIGGTLTLASLRNSSGIAISASLMKMVWLPLLATLGAWLWGFRDADLAILFLYFASPTAAASFVMARAVNGNHQLAAAIIVITTLAAVVTINIGLLLLQWAGWI, via the coding sequence ATGCTCGCCGTCGTTCAGCAAACCCTCGCCATCACCGCGCCGGTCTTCTCGATGCTGTTTCTCGGTGTGGGGCTCAAGCGCCTGGGCTGGATCGACGACGCCTTTATCAATACCGCCTCGTCGCTGGTGTTTCGCGGCACCCTGCCGGCTCTGCTGTTTCTCGGTATCGTCAAGGCAGACCTGAGCGCGGCCCTGCAGCCGGCGCTGCTCGGCTACTTCGTGCTGGCGACCTTGGTGTGTTTCCTGATCGCCTGGGGCTGGGCGATCTGGCGCTGGCCGCAGGTGGATCGCGGGATCTACACCCAGGGTGCGTTTCGCGGCAACAACGGCATCGTCGGCCTGGCGCTGGCCACCAGCCTATACGGTGATTACGGCCTGTCGGTCGGGGCGGTGTTGGGCGCGGTGGTGATCCTTTGCTACAACACCCTCTCGTCCATCGTCCTGGCGATCTACAGCCCGCACGTCAAGTCCGGTCCCTGGGCCATCGGCAAGAGCATCCTCAGTAATCCGCTGATTATCGGCGTGCTGGCGGCGATGCCGATCGCCTACTGGCGGCTGCCGCTACCGGATTGGCTGATGATCTCGACCCAGTACTTCGCGCAGATGACCCTGCCGCTGGCATTGATCTGCATCGGTGGCACCCTGACGCTGGCCTCGTTGCGCAACAGCAGCGGCATTGCCATCAGTGCAAGCCTGATGAAGATGGTCTGGCTGCCGTTGCTGGCCACCCTGGGCGCCTGGCTGTGGGGCTTCCGTGACGCGGATCTGGCGATCCTGTTCCTCTACTTCGCCAGCCCCACGGCTGCCGCCAGCTTCGTCATGGCGCGGGCGGTGAATGGCAATCATCAACTGGCGGCGGCGATCATCGTGATCACCACCCTGGCCGCGGTGGTGACCATCAATATCGGTTTGTTGCTGTTGCAGTGGGCCGGCTGGATCTAG
- a CDS encoding response regulator transcription factor, with the protein MSDEVLFEGEEQPHLLLVDDDPTFTRVMARAMSRRGLRVSTAGSAEEGLALAEQDVPEYAVLDLKMEGDSGLVLLPKLLELDAEMRVVILTGYSSIATAVEAIKRGACNYLCKPADADDVLAALLTQHADLDTLVPENPMSVDRLQWEHIQRVLSEHEGNISATARALGMHRRTLQRKLQKRPVKR; encoded by the coding sequence ATGAGTGACGAAGTCTTATTCGAAGGCGAAGAGCAGCCCCATCTGCTGCTGGTCGACGATGACCCGACGTTTACCCGGGTGATGGCGCGGGCCATGAGCCGTCGCGGCTTGCGTGTGTCGACCGCCGGTTCCGCCGAAGAAGGTCTGGCTCTGGCCGAGCAGGACGTGCCGGAATACGCGGTGCTCGATTTGAAGATGGAAGGCGATTCCGGGCTGGTGCTGTTGCCCAAGTTGCTGGAGCTGGATGCCGAGATGCGCGTGGTGATTCTCACCGGCTATTCGAGCATCGCCACCGCGGTGGAGGCGATCAAGCGCGGCGCCTGCAATTACCTGTGCAAGCCGGCCGATGCCGACGATGTGCTGGCCGCGCTGCTGACCCAGCACGCCGACCTGGACACCCTGGTGCCGGAAAACCCGATGTCGGTGGACCGCCTGCAGTGGGAGCATATCCAGCGCGTGCTCAGCGAGCACGAAGGCAATATCTCCGCCACCGCCCGCGCGCTCGGCATGCACCGGCGCACCTTGCAACGCAAATTGCAGAAGCGCCCGGTCAAGCGCTGA
- a CDS encoding ATP-binding protein gives MLAPVQLLSASRQNLWRLTLIRILVLAAQAGSVGLAYNSGLLPLPWQELSITLGVSLVLCLLTALRLRGPWPVTELEYAVQLGCDLIIHSVLLYYSGGSANPFVSYFLVPLTIAAATLPWMFTITLSGLALAGYTLLLVWSHPLNLPPGPRESLLIYGMWLSFALAAGLITFFVAKMAEELRDQEELRAERREEGLRDQQLLAVATQAAGAAHELGTPLATMSVLIKELRREHQDPLLQEDLAVLQEQVKLCKETLQHLVRAAEADRRQAVIEQSAVEWLETALKRWHLMRPEASYRYQCLGLGTAPHLMPPADLTQALLNLLNNAADACPDKLDIRLDWDHQWLRLNIRDFGTGVPLAIAEQIGRPFFTTKGKGFGLGLFLSQASVTRAGGTVKLYNHEEGGTLTELKLPRAYGRA, from the coding sequence ATGCTCGCACCCGTACAGTTGCTGTCGGCCAGTCGGCAAAATCTCTGGCGCCTGACGCTGATTCGTATCCTGGTGTTGGCCGCCCAGGCGGGCTCGGTGGGCCTGGCCTACAACTCCGGATTGCTGCCGTTGCCCTGGCAGGAGCTGAGCATCACCCTGGGGGTCTCGCTGGTGTTGTGTCTGCTGACCGCCTTGCGCCTGCGCGGACCCTGGCCGGTCACCGAACTGGAGTACGCGGTGCAGCTCGGCTGCGACCTGATCATCCACAGCGTGCTGCTGTATTACTCGGGTGGCTCGGCCAACCCCTTTGTCTCCTATTTCCTGGTGCCATTGACCATCGCCGCGGCGACCTTGCCCTGGATGTTCACCATCACCTTGTCGGGCCTGGCACTGGCCGGCTACACGCTGCTGCTGGTGTGGTCGCACCCGCTGAACTTGCCGCCAGGTCCGCGCGAAAGCCTGTTGATCTACGGCATGTGGCTGAGTTTCGCCCTGGCTGCGGGGCTGATTACCTTCTTCGTCGCCAAGATGGCCGAGGAGCTGCGCGATCAGGAGGAACTGCGCGCCGAGCGCCGTGAGGAAGGCTTGCGCGACCAGCAGTTGCTGGCGGTTGCCACCCAGGCCGCCGGCGCCGCCCATGAGCTAGGCACGCCGTTGGCGACCATGAGCGTATTGATCAAGGAGCTGCGCCGCGAGCATCAGGATCCGCTGTTGCAGGAAGATCTGGCGGTGCTGCAGGAGCAGGTCAAGCTGTGCAAGGAAACCCTGCAGCACCTGGTGCGCGCCGCCGAGGCGGACCGGCGTCAGGCGGTGATCGAGCAGTCCGCGGTGGAGTGGCTGGAAACCGCCCTAAAACGCTGGCACCTGATGCGCCCGGAGGCCAGCTACCGCTATCAGTGCCTGGGGCTGGGTACGGCGCCCCATCTGATGCCGCCGGCGGATCTGACCCAGGCGCTGCTCAACCTGTTGAACAACGCTGCCGATGCCTGCCCGGACAAGCTGGATATTCGCCTCGACTGGGATCACCAGTGGCTGCGCCTGAATATTCGCGACTTCGGTACCGGGGTGCCGCTGGCGATTGCCGAGCAGATTGGCCGGCCGTTTTTCACCACCAAGGGCAAGGGTTTCGGCCTGGGTCTGTTTCTCAGTCAGGCCAGCGTCACCCGTGCCGGGGGCACGGTAAAGCTGTATAACCACGAAGAGGGCGGCACGCTCACCGAGCTCAAGTTGCCGCGCGCCTATGGCCGAGCCTGA
- a CDS encoding SIMPL domain-containing protein (The SIMPL domain is named for its presence in mouse protein SIMPL (signalling molecule that associates with mouse pelle-like kinase). Bacterial member BP26, from Brucella, was shown to assemble into a channel-like structure, while YggE from E. coli has been associated with resistance to oxidative stress.) yields the protein MQPLSRLASALVISATGLLSLAAHAEEVHYNQISLRAEVNQEIAHDLMHVTLYSEAQDSDPAALAAQISKTLNASIAQARKAKGVSVAMGSRNSYPIYSETKGDDKGQQITAWRERAELRLESADFSALSRLTGEMLQDLKMGGMNFSIASATRKTHEDALLKEAVAAFKARAQLATEALGGSGYKLVNLSLNSGGFQSPLPMRMSTMKGAARMEDAVTPEIEAGTSQVTINADGVIEVQMP from the coding sequence ATGCAGCCATTGTCCCGTCTTGCCAGTGCCCTGGTCATCAGCGCCACCGGCCTGCTCAGCCTTGCGGCACACGCCGAAGAGGTCCACTACAACCAGATCTCCCTGCGCGCCGAGGTCAATCAGGAAATCGCCCACGACCTGATGCACGTCACGCTGTACAGCGAAGCGCAGGACAGCGACCCGGCCGCACTGGCTGCGCAGATCAGCAAGACCCTCAACGCCAGCATCGCCCAGGCGCGCAAGGCCAAAGGCGTCAGCGTGGCCATGGGCAGCCGAAACAGCTACCCGATCTACTCTGAAACCAAGGGGGACGACAAGGGTCAGCAGATCACCGCCTGGCGCGAGCGTGCCGAACTGCGCCTGGAAAGCGCCGACTTCAGCGCCCTGTCCAGGCTTACCGGCGAGATGCTGCAAGACCTGAAGATGGGCGGCATGAACTTCAGCATTGCCAGCGCCACGCGCAAAACCCATGAAGATGCCCTGCTCAAAGAGGCCGTGGCGGCGTTCAAGGCCCGCGCGCAACTGGCCACCGAAGCCCTGGGTGGCAGCGGCTACAAACTGGTCAATCTGAGCCTGAACAGCGGTGGCTTTCAATCGCCGCTGCCGATGCGCATGAGCACGATGAAAGGCGCAGCGAGGATGGAGGACGCAGTGACACCGGAAATCGAAGCCGGCACCAGCCAGGTGACCATCAATGCCGACGGCGTGATCGAAGTGCAGATGCCCTGA
- a CDS encoding ABC transporter substrate-binding protein, translating to MRKNAVIQAFLVAGLIASTPLAQAASNLVYCSEGSPAGFDPGLYTTGTDFDASAETVFNRLTQFERGGTAVIPGLAEKWDIAADGLSYTFHLRPDVKFHSTAYFTPSRTFNAVDVLFTFQRMLDKSHPFRKAYPTEFPYFTDMGMDANIAKLEKLDDKTVKFTLNTVDAAFIQNLAMSFASIHSAEYAGQLLKAGQAADINQKPIGTGPFVFKRYQKDSQIRFTGNKEYWNPDDVKIDNLIFAINTDASVRMQKLKAGECQVSVYPRPADLDSLKQEANLQMPEQAGFNVGYLAYNTEHKPFDKLEVRQALDMAVNKQGIIDAVYQGAGQLAVNGMPPTQWSYDETIKDAGYNPEKARQLLKEAGVAEGTEISLWAMPVQRPYNPNAKLMAEMLQSDWAKVGIKAKIVSYEWGEYNKRAKAGEHDALLIGWTGDNGDPDNWLGVLYGCDAIGGNNYGRWCDAEFDKRIKQAKAINDKDQRSVLYKEAQQILKREVPITPIAHSTVYQPMSKKVHGFKISPFGLVSFYGVSVSK from the coding sequence ATGCGTAAGAACGCCGTCATCCAGGCTTTTCTCGTTGCTGGGCTGATCGCCAGCACTCCGCTGGCTCAGGCCGCCAGTAACCTGGTGTACTGTTCGGAAGGCAGCCCGGCCGGGTTCGACCCAGGCCTGTACACCACCGGCACCGACTTCGATGCTTCAGCGGAAACCGTATTCAACCGCCTGACCCAGTTCGAGCGCGGCGGCACCGCCGTCATCCCCGGTCTCGCGGAAAAATGGGACATCGCCGCAGACGGCCTGAGCTACACCTTCCACCTGCGTCCCGACGTCAAGTTCCACAGCACCGCGTACTTCACGCCGAGTCGCACCTTCAATGCCGTCGACGTGCTGTTCACCTTTCAACGCATGCTCGACAAGAGTCATCCGTTCCGTAAGGCCTACCCCACCGAGTTCCCCTACTTCACCGACATGGGTATGGACGCCAACATCGCCAAGCTGGAAAAGCTCGACGACAAGACCGTCAAGTTCACCCTCAACACAGTGGACGCCGCGTTTATCCAGAACCTGGCGATGAGCTTCGCCTCGATCCACTCGGCCGAATACGCCGGGCAGTTGCTCAAGGCCGGCCAGGCCGCCGACATCAACCAAAAGCCAATCGGCACCGGGCCCTTCGTATTCAAGCGTTACCAGAAGGACTCGCAGATCCGCTTCACCGGCAACAAGGAATACTGGAACCCCGATGACGTGAAGATCGACAACCTGATCTTCGCCATCAACACCGACGCCTCGGTGCGCATGCAGAAGCTCAAGGCTGGCGAATGCCAGGTCAGCGTCTACCCGCGCCCCGCCGATCTGGACTCGCTGAAGCAAGAAGCCAACCTGCAGATGCCGGAACAAGCAGGTTTCAACGTCGGCTACCTCGCCTACAACACCGAGCACAAGCCGTTCGACAAGCTTGAAGTACGCCAGGCGTTGGACATGGCGGTGAACAAGCAAGGCATCATCGACGCCGTCTATCAGGGCGCCGGACAACTGGCCGTCAACGGCATGCCACCGACTCAGTGGTCCTACGATGAGACCATCAAGGACGCCGGCTACAACCCGGAAAAGGCCAGACAACTGTTGAAAGAGGCCGGTGTCGCCGAAGGCACCGAGATCTCCTTGTGGGCCATGCCGGTGCAACGCCCCTACAACCCCAACGCCAAGCTGATGGCCGAGATGCTCCAGTCTGACTGGGCCAAGGTCGGCATCAAGGCGAAGATCGTCAGCTACGAATGGGGCGAGTACAACAAACGCGCCAAGGCCGGCGAGCACGACGCCCTGCTGATCGGCTGGACCGGCGACAACGGTGACCCGGACAACTGGCTGGGCGTGCTGTATGGCTGTGATGCCATCGGTGGCAACAACTATGGTCGCTGGTGTGACGCTGAGTTCGACAAGCGTATCAAGCAAGCCAAAGCGATTAACGACAAGGATCAACGCAGCGTCCTCTACAAAGAGGCTCAGCAGATCCTCAAGCGCGAAGTGCCGATCACCCCGATTGCCCACTCCACTGTGTACCAGCCGATGAGCAAGAAGGTCCATGGTTTCAAAATCAGCCCATTCGGCCTGGTTTCGTTCTACGGCGTCAGCGTCAGCAAGTAA
- a CDS encoding ABC transporter substrate-binding protein, with protein sequence MPNCPRVLIHLLLCGALATASQTYAASDSLVVCTEASPEGFDIVQYTAATTADAAAETVLERLVDFAPGSTALIPGLAERWDVSADGLSYTFHLRRGVKFHSTAWFTPSRELNADDVLWSLQRQLDPQHPWHQLSVRGFPYAEAMGMAQLIERIDKLDDSTVRFVLKHPEAPFLADLAMGFASIYSAEYAGQLLAQGKSEQLNRLPIGTGPFVFERYAKDAQVRFRGNPQYWNGAPALERLIFAITPEPTVRQQKLKAGDCQIALYPRPVDIAALNADPALQVLELDSLLTAYIGINTRHPPLDDVRVRQALNLAFDKAAYLRAQYGEGGASPAVAPYPATLWGHDPGLTGWPYDVERAKQLLRDAGLGAGFKLSIWTRPGGGPTNPNPGIGAQMLQADLAAIGIQADIRMFEWGELIKRAKNGEHDLVFMGWAGDNGDPDNFLTPNLSCAAAASGENQAGWCDKHFEALISQARQVHDQAQRAALYRQALAIFHEQAPWIALAHPKQFSVLRKGVQGFVLSPMGSNNFARVKFDP encoded by the coding sequence ATGCCGAACTGTCCACGCGTGTTGATCCACCTGCTGCTCTGTGGCGCCCTTGCCACTGCCAGCCAGACTTATGCCGCCAGCGACAGCCTGGTGGTCTGTACCGAGGCCAGCCCGGAAGGCTTCGACATCGTCCAGTACACCGCGGCGACCACCGCCGATGCCGCGGCGGAAACCGTGCTCGAGCGCCTGGTCGATTTCGCGCCGGGCAGCACCGCGCTGATCCCCGGCCTGGCCGAGCGCTGGGACGTCTCCGCCGATGGCCTGAGCTACACCTTTCACCTGCGCCGGGGGGTGAAATTCCACAGCACCGCCTGGTTTACCCCGAGCCGCGAGTTGAATGCCGACGACGTGCTCTGGAGCTTGCAACGCCAGCTCGACCCGCAGCATCCCTGGCACCAGCTGTCCGTGCGCGGCTTCCCCTATGCCGAAGCCATGGGCATGGCGCAGCTGATCGAACGCATCGACAAACTCGACGACAGTACCGTGCGCTTCGTCCTCAAACACCCCGAAGCGCCCTTCCTGGCCGACCTGGCCATGGGCTTCGCGTCCATCTATTCCGCCGAGTACGCCGGGCAGTTGCTCGCCCAGGGCAAGAGCGAACAGCTCAACCGCCTGCCAATCGGTACCGGCCCCTTCGTCTTCGAACGCTATGCCAAAGACGCCCAGGTGCGTTTTCGCGGCAACCCGCAGTACTGGAATGGCGCGCCGGCACTCGAGCGGCTGATCTTCGCCATCACCCCCGAGCCCACTGTGCGTCAGCAGAAGCTCAAGGCCGGCGACTGCCAGATCGCCCTGTACCCGCGGCCGGTGGACATTGCGGCACTGAACGCCGACCCCGCGCTGCAGGTGCTGGAGCTGGACTCGCTGCTCACCGCCTATATCGGCATCAATACCCGCCATCCACCGCTGGACGATGTGCGCGTACGCCAGGCACTCAACCTGGCCTTCGACAAGGCCGCCTACCTGCGCGCGCAATACGGTGAGGGCGGCGCCAGCCCGGCCGTGGCGCCCTACCCGGCGACGCTCTGGGGCCACGACCCTGGCCTGACCGGTTGGCCCTATGATGTCGAGCGCGCCAAACAGTTGCTGCGCGACGCAGGCCTCGGCGCCGGCTTCAAGCTGTCGATCTGGACCCGCCCCGGCGGCGGCCCGACCAACCCCAACCCGGGCATAGGCGCGCAGATGCTCCAGGCCGATCTCGCGGCCATCGGCATCCAGGCCGATATCCGCATGTTCGAGTGGGGTGAGCTGATCAAGCGAGCGAAGAATGGCGAACACGACCTGGTGTTCATGGGCTGGGCCGGCGACAACGGCGACCCGGACAACTTCCTCACCCCCAACCTGTCCTGCGCGGCCGCGGCAAGCGGCGAAAACCAGGCCGGCTGGTGCGACAAGCACTTCGAGGCGCTGATCAGCCAGGCCCGCCAGGTGCACGACCAGGCGCAACGGGCCGCGCTGTATCGCCAGGCTCTGGCAATCTTTCATGAGCAGGCGCCCTGGATCGCCCTGGCCCATCCCAAGCAGTTCAGCGTCCTGCGCAAGGGCGTCCAGGGTTTCGTCCTCAGCCCCATGGGCTCGAACAACTTCGCCAGGGTGAAATTCGACCCGTAG
- a CDS encoding ABC transporter permease subunit: MLSFIARRLGLLIPTFFGITLLTFALIRMIPGDPVEVMMGERRVDPVMHAEAMERLGLNKPLYAQYIDYIGQLAQGDLGESLRTRTSVWSEFLTLFPATLELALAALLFAGSLGLIAGVVAALKRGSLFDHGVMGISLAGYSMPIFWWGLLLIMFFSVWLGWTPVSGRIDLLYDIPPVTGFMLIDSLLSGEEGAFADALHHLVLPAIVLGTIPLAVIARMTRSAMLEVLGEDYVRTARAKGLSPARVVFVHGLRNALIPVLTVFGLQVGALLAGAVLTETIFSWPGIGKWLIESIGARDYPVVQNGILLIACLVILVNFVVDILYGLANPRIRHQR, from the coding sequence ATGTTGTCCTTTATTGCTCGCCGCCTGGGGCTGCTGATCCCCACCTTTTTCGGCATCACCTTGCTCACCTTCGCCCTGATTCGCATGATCCCCGGCGACCCGGTGGAAGTGATGATGGGTGAACGCCGGGTCGACCCGGTCATGCACGCCGAAGCCATGGAGCGCCTGGGCCTGAACAAGCCGCTATACGCCCAGTACATCGACTACATCGGCCAACTGGCTCAGGGCGACCTTGGCGAATCGCTGCGCACCCGCACCAGTGTCTGGAGCGAGTTCCTCACCCTGTTCCCCGCGACCCTGGAGCTGGCCCTCGCCGCCCTGCTGTTCGCCGGCAGCCTGGGCCTGATCGCCGGGGTGGTGGCCGCACTGAAACGCGGCTCGCTGTTCGATCACGGGGTGATGGGCATCTCCCTGGCCGGCTATTCCATGCCGATCTTCTGGTGGGGCCTGCTGCTGATCATGTTTTTCTCGGTGTGGCTGGGCTGGACACCGGTGTCCGGGCGCATCGACCTGCTCTACGACATCCCGCCGGTGACCGGCTTCATGCTGATCGACAGCCTGCTCAGCGGTGAAGAAGGCGCCTTCGCCGATGCCCTGCACCACCTGGTCCTGCCGGCCATCGTGCTCGGCACCATCCCCCTGGCGGTGATCGCCCGGATGACCCGCTCGGCGATGCTCGAAGTGCTGGGTGAGGACTATGTGCGCACCGCCCGCGCCAAGGGCCTGTCACCGGCGCGGGTGGTGTTCGTCCACGGCCTGCGCAACGCGCTGATTCCGGTGCTCACGGTGTTTGGCCTGCAGGTCGGCGCCCTGCTCGCTGGCGCGGTGCTGACCGAAACCATCTTTTCCTGGCCGGGCATTGGCAAGTGGCTGATCGAATCGATCGGCGCCCGCGACTACCCGGTCGTGCAGAACGGCATCCTGCTGATCGCCTGCCTGGTGATCCTGGTCAACTTCGTGGTGGACATCCTCTACGGCCTGGCCAATCCACGCATTCGCCATCAGCGCTAA